In Solanum lycopersicum chromosome 5, SLM_r2.1, the following are encoded in one genomic region:
- the LOC101247025 gene encoding cyclic pyranopterin monophosphate synthase, mitochondrial, whose translation MFSPRGVGLRTALPLSRRLFSNSGSSHDMSKAISELNQEMESVFGEPPPSSLSGSIDNQSMTQDLKLSTVEMDDKKSFAGLTHIGSKGEAQMVDVSLKDISKRVAVARGKVILGQKVFDLVSANQMGKGDVLSVAKLAGICGAKQTSNLIPLCHNINLTHVRVDLALNPEEFSVEIEGEAASDGKTGVEMEALTAVTVASLTVYDMCKAASKNIQITDIRLERKTGGKSGDWSRDK comes from the exons ATGTTTTCTCCTCGCGGAGTTGGATTAAGAACAGCATTACCTTTATCAAGAAGGTTATTTAGTAATAGTGGTAGTAGCCATGATATGTCTAAAGCTATTTCCGAGCTCAATCAG GAAATGGAATCTGTATTTGGTGAACCTCCTCCCTCTAGCCTTTCTGGTTCCATTGACAATCAAAGTATGACACAAGACTTGAAGCTTAGTACTGTAGAAATGGATGATAAAAAATCGTTTGCTGGATTGACACATATTGGCAGCAAAGGTGAAGCCCAAATGGTGGATGTATCTCTTAAAGATATTAGCAAGAGAGTGGCCGTTGCACGTGGCAAGGTTATTTTAGGACAGAAGGTATTTGATCTGGTTTCAGCCAATCAAATGGGAAAAGGAGATGTCCTGAGTGTGGCAAAATTAGCTGGAATTTGTGGAGCGAAGCAAACAAGCAATCTCATCCCACTATGTCACAACATCAACTTGACACATGTTCGAGTGGACTTGGCTTTGAACCCTGAAGAATTCAGTGTTGAAATTGAAGGGGAAGCTGCCTCTGATGGAAAAACTGGCGTCGAGATGGAAGCCTTGACAGCAGTAACTGTTGCTAGTCTAACAGTGTATGACATGTGCAAGGCCGCTTCGAAGAATATCCAGATTACAGATATCAGGCTTGAACGTAAAACTGGAGGTAAAAGTGGGGACTGGTCCAGGGACAAATGA